In Prescottella soli, a genomic segment contains:
- a CDS encoding rhodanese-like domain-containing protein, with protein MTIDEMLEDARAGLDRMYVFEIVEAVRRGAIFVDIRPQAQRALEGTLPGALAIERNVLEWRLDPTSSAHLALAVDHDVEWVIVCSEGYTSSLAAASLRQLGLSNVTDLVGGYKAIKAAGLLGALIGQTHCVRELATVSAH; from the coding sequence GTGACCATCGACGAAATGCTCGAAGACGCCCGCGCCGGACTCGACCGCATGTACGTGTTCGAGATCGTCGAGGCCGTCCGCCGTGGCGCGATCTTCGTCGACATCCGCCCGCAGGCCCAGCGCGCGCTCGAGGGCACGCTGCCCGGGGCGTTGGCGATCGAGCGCAACGTCCTCGAGTGGCGGCTCGACCCCACCAGCAGCGCGCACCTGGCGCTCGCCGTCGACCACGACGTCGAGTGGGTGATCGTGTGCTCCGAGGGCTACACGTCGAGCCTGGCGGCGGCGTCGCTGCGGCAGCTGGGTCTGAGCAATGTCACCGATCTGGTCGGCGGCTACAAGGCGATCAAGGCGGCCGGTCTGCTCGGTGCCCTGATCGGGCAGACGCACTGCGTCCGCGAGCTGGCGACGGTCTCCGCGCACTGA
- a CDS encoding cysteine dioxygenase, with protein sequence MPDLGSLPTRLRPADLLRLTDQAAAEVLEGRHDHLLPSAFPTRERWSTRLHSDDDVDLWLISWVPDRSTELHDHAGSLGALTVLSGTLAEYRWTGGELRRRTLEAGDQAAFPLGWVHDVMRAPGPVTDTTEPTLSVHAYSPPLSAMSYYEVTGQSALRRTRTELTDLPEGGHK encoded by the coding sequence ATGCCCGACCTCGGCTCGCTGCCGACCCGACTGCGCCCCGCGGACCTGCTGCGTCTCACCGACCAGGCCGCCGCGGAGGTCCTCGAGGGCCGGCACGACCACCTGCTGCCGTCGGCCTTCCCGACTCGCGAGCGCTGGTCGACCCGACTCCATTCCGACGACGACGTCGACCTCTGGCTGATCAGCTGGGTCCCGGACCGGTCGACCGAATTACATGACCACGCAGGATCTTTGGGCGCGCTGACGGTGCTCAGCGGCACTCTCGCGGAGTACCGCTGGACCGGCGGCGAGCTCCGGCGTCGGACGCTCGAGGCCGGCGACCAGGCCGCCTTCCCGCTCGGGTGGGTGCACGACGTGATGCGTGCGCCCGGACCCGTCACCGACACCACCGAACCCACTCTGAGCGTGCACGCGTACTCGCCGCCGCTCAGCGCAATGTCCTACTACGAGGTCACCGGGCAGAGCGCGTTGCGCCGTACCCGCACCGAGCTGACCGACCTGCCCGAAGGGGGCCACAAGTGA
- a CDS encoding type III pantothenate kinase has product MLLTVDVRNTNIVLGLFKGTGSHSKLVQDWRMRTDPRMTADELALKFRGLLGPHLEQITGVSALSTVPSVLREIRVMLTRYWGHVPHVVVEPGVRTGVPLLVDNPKEVGADRIVNSLAAHHFYDGACIVVDFGTSTCVDVVSAKGEFLGGAIAPGLEISTDALASQSAALRKVELVRPRSVVGKNTVECMQSGAVFGFAGLVDGLVRRVRQELTAFGGSDVAVIATGDSAPLIMPECETVEHHEPDLTLEGLRLVYERNMARRGARHTEI; this is encoded by the coding sequence GTGCTGCTCACCGTCGACGTCCGGAACACCAACATCGTTCTGGGACTCTTCAAAGGCACCGGTTCGCACTCGAAGTTGGTGCAGGACTGGCGGATGCGTACCGACCCGCGGATGACCGCCGACGAGTTGGCACTGAAGTTCCGCGGGCTCCTCGGTCCCCACCTCGAGCAGATCACCGGTGTCTCGGCGCTGTCGACGGTCCCGTCGGTCCTGCGTGAGATCCGCGTGATGCTCACCCGCTACTGGGGTCATGTCCCGCATGTAGTGGTGGAGCCCGGTGTGCGTACCGGGGTGCCGCTGCTGGTCGACAACCCCAAGGAAGTGGGCGCGGACCGTATCGTCAACAGCCTTGCGGCGCACCACTTCTACGACGGCGCATGCATCGTCGTGGACTTCGGTACCTCGACGTGTGTCGACGTGGTGTCCGCGAAGGGGGAATTCCTCGGCGGCGCAATCGCTCCCGGTCTCGAAATCTCCACAGACGCGCTGGCGTCGCAGTCGGCGGCGCTGCGCAAGGTCGAACTGGTCCGACCGCGTTCGGTCGTCGGCAAGAACACCGTCGAGTGCATGCAGTCCGGTGCCGTATTCGGATTCGCCGGCCTCGTCGACGGGTTGGTCAGGCGAGTTCGCCAGGAGCTCACGGCATTCGGTGGCTCGGACGTCGCGGTGATCGCGACGGGCGACAGTGCGCCGCTGATCATGCCCGAGTGCGAGACCGTCGAGCACCACGAACCGGACCTCACGCTCGAGGGGCTGCGGTTGGTGTACGAGCGCAATATGGCCCGTCGCGGAGCGCGTCACACCGAGATCTGA
- the panD gene encoding aspartate 1-decarboxylase — MLRTMMKSKIHRATVTHADLHYVGSVTVDQDLMEAADLLEGEQVTIVDIDNGARLETYVITGERGSGVIGINGAAAHLVKPGDLVILIAYGVMNEQEIREYAPRVVFVDGDNKPVELGSDPAHAPEGSGLITPRMLSSLV; from the coding sequence ATGCTGCGCACCATGATGAAGTCGAAGATCCACCGTGCCACGGTCACCCACGCCGACCTGCACTACGTGGGTTCGGTGACCGTCGACCAGGATCTGATGGAGGCGGCCGACCTGCTCGAGGGCGAGCAGGTGACGATCGTCGACATCGACAACGGCGCCCGCCTCGAGACGTACGTGATCACCGGTGAGCGCGGCTCGGGCGTCATCGGGATCAACGGTGCCGCAGCGCATCTGGTCAAGCCGGGTGACCTCGTGATCCTCATCGCCTACGGGGTGATGAACGAGCAGGAGATCCGCGAGTACGCGCCGCGCGTCGTGTTCGTCGACGGCGACAACAAGCCGGTCGAGCTCGGCTCGGACCCGGCGCACGCGCCCGAGGGTTCCGGCCTGATCACGCCGCGGATGCTCTCCAGCCTGGTGTAG
- the panC gene encoding pantoate--beta-alanine ligase produces MSTVTEASALQGGFKRGELTVHHDPAILTRVSKALRGVGRQVALVPTMGALHTGHLELVRQAKLTGATVIVSIFVNPLQFGAGEDLDAYPRTLDADLELLRAEGVELVFAPTASAMYPNGPRTTVQPGPLGAELEGGSRPTHFAGMLTVVAKLLQIAAPNAAYFGEKDYQQLALIRQMVRDLNFDVRIVGVPTVREQDGLALSSRNRYLDPEQRQLATTLSAALVAGAHAAAGGAEAILATAREVLAAMPEIEVDYLEVRGVDLGPAPERGDGRLLVAARIGTTRLIDNVGVAVGTGFLERDAQAGDPAVADIY; encoded by the coding sequence GTGAGCACTGTGACCGAAGCTTCTGCACTGCAGGGCGGATTCAAGCGCGGCGAACTGACCGTGCACCACGATCCCGCGATCCTGACGCGGGTGTCGAAGGCGCTCCGCGGCGTCGGCCGCCAGGTCGCGCTCGTGCCCACGATGGGCGCCCTGCACACCGGTCACCTGGAGCTGGTCCGGCAGGCGAAGCTGACGGGCGCGACCGTGATCGTGTCGATCTTCGTCAATCCGCTGCAGTTCGGCGCGGGCGAGGACCTCGACGCGTACCCGCGCACCCTGGACGCCGACCTCGAGCTGCTGCGCGCCGAGGGTGTCGAGCTGGTGTTCGCGCCGACGGCGTCCGCGATGTACCCGAACGGGCCGCGCACCACCGTGCAGCCCGGCCCGCTCGGTGCCGAGCTCGAGGGCGGGAGCCGTCCGACGCACTTCGCGGGCATGCTCACCGTCGTCGCCAAGCTGCTGCAGATCGCCGCGCCCAACGCCGCGTACTTCGGCGAGAAGGACTACCAGCAGCTCGCGCTCATACGTCAGATGGTGCGCGACCTCAACTTCGACGTGCGGATCGTCGGCGTGCCGACGGTTCGTGAACAGGACGGACTGGCGCTGTCCTCCCGGAACCGTTACCTCGATCCGGAGCAGCGACAGCTGGCCACCACGCTGTCGGCGGCGCTCGTCGCCGGGGCCCACGCCGCTGCCGGTGGCGCGGAGGCGATCCTCGCGACCGCCCGCGAGGTGCTCGCCGCCATGCCGGAGATCGAGGTGGACTACCTCGAGGTCCGCGGTGTGGATCTCGGCCCGGCGCCCGAGCGCGGCGACGGCCGGCTCCTCGTCGCCGCCCGGATCGGCACCACCCGACTGATCGACAACGTCGGCGTCGCCGTCGGCACCGGATTCCTCGAACGTGACGCGCAGGCAGGCGATCCCGCCGTCGCAGACATCTACTGA